A part of Saimiri boliviensis isolate mSaiBol1 chromosome 11, mSaiBol1.pri, whole genome shotgun sequence genomic DNA contains:
- the LUZP1 gene encoding leucine zipper protein 1, whose amino-acid sequence MAEFTSYKETASSRHLRFKLQSLSRRLDELEEATKNLQKAEDELLDLQDKVIQAEGSNSSMLAEIEVLRQRVLRIEGKDEEIKRAEDLCRLMKEKLEEEENLTRELKSEIERLQKRMAELEKLEEAFSRSKNDCTQLCLSLNEERNLTKKISSELEMLRVKVKELESSEDRLDKTEQSLALELEKLKSLTLSFVSERKYLNEKDKENEKLIKELTQKLEQNKKMNRDYTRNASNLERNDLRIEDGISSTLLSKESRRKGALDYLKQVENETRNKSENEKNRNQEDNKVKDLNQEIEKLKTQIKHFESLEEELKKMKAKNNDLQDNYLSEQNKNKLLASQLEEIKLQIKKQKELENGEVEGEDAFLSSKGRHERTKFRGHGSEAPVSKHTPRELSPQHKRERLRNRELANNENYPLSNRQVSSPSFTNRRAAKAAHIGASTDSGTQETKRTEDRFTPGSSQSEGKKSREQPSVLSRYPPAAQEHSKVWKGTPKLGTESGLKGKVEKTTRTLNDTTHGSVPSDALGRADKASDTSSETVFGKRGHVPGIGSQVTQAANSGCSNKTIGALASSRRSSSEGLSKGRKAANGLEADTSSPNSKAPVLSKYPYSSRSQENILQGFSTSHKEGVDQPVAVVVEDSSQHEALRCRVIKSSGREKQDSDDDLDIASLVTAKLVNTTITPEPESRLQPNSREKAKSRGVPRTSLFENDKDAGIENESVKSDRASSNAMELPDTNGAGVKSQRPFSPREALRSRAVIKPVIIDKDVKKIMGGSGTETTLEKQKLISKPGPSKVTSSITIYPSDSSSPRAAPGEAPRERHTSTSNIQVGPPELTSVSNHISSPFELSIHKHDITLQLAEAERMADGPLKNRPETVVSRSSIIIKPSDPVERNSHAPPAETIRWKSHSAPSEVGSSDARHVTVRNAWKSRRDLKSLEDPLTRIGKSMESTNAYTQRSSTDFSELEQPRANLFEQGTRRVGLSSGDATEPSSRRTQSSLTVSEVLTRRNRVGDTVTVVAWNHSAGMEEEGEDCILSVCKQLHNSLDPSELPVKQGPPEPGRVRAEERLRPTRPCAEEN is encoded by the exons ATGGCCGAATTTACAAGCTACAAGGAGACGGCCTCCAGCCGCCACTTGCGGTTTAAGCTACAGAGTCTAAGCCGCCGCCTTGATGAGTTGGAGGAAGCCACAAAAAACCTCCAGAAAGCAGAGGATGAACTCCTGGATCTCCAGGACAAGGTGATTCAGGCGGAAGGTAGCAACTCAAGCATGTTGGCGGAGATCGAAGTGCTGCGCCAGCGGGTACTGAGAATTGAAGgcaaagatgaggaaattaagagaGCAGAGGATCTGTGTCGTCTGATGAAGGAGAAacttgaagaggaagaaaacctCACCCGGGAGCTGAAATCTGAGATTGAGCGGCTTCAGAAACGAATGGCTGAATTAGAGAAGTTAGAAGAGGCCTTCAGCAGGAGTAAGAATGACTGTACCCAGCTATGTCTGAGCCTGAATGAGGAGAGAAATTTGACCAAGAAAATCTCCTCTGAGCTGGAAATGCTCAGAGTCAAAGTGAAGGAACTAGAATCTTCTGAGGACCGCCTGGATAAAACCGAGCAGAGTTTAGCATTGGAGTTAGAAAAGCTGAAATCGTTAACTCTGAGCTTTGTAAGTGAGAGAAAATACTTAAatgaaaaggataaagaaaatgagaaattgatAAAAGAACTCACTCAAAAACTAGAGCAGAACAAAAAAATGAACCGAGATTATACAAGGAATGCTTCTAATCTGGAAAGAAATGACCTACGGATTGAGGATGGCATCTCCTCCACCTTGCTGTCCAAAGAGTCAAGAAGGAAGGGGGCTCTGGACTATCTAAAGCAGGTGGAGAATGAAACaagaaacaaatcagaaaatgaaaagaaccGAAACCAGGAAGACAACAAAGTCAAAGACCTTAACCAAGAGATTGAGAAACTGAAGACGCAAATCAAACACTTTGAATCGTTGGAAGAAGAGCTTAAGAAAATGAAGGCCAAAAATAATGACCTTCAGGATAATTACCtaagtgaacaaaataaaaacaagttattaGCCAGCCAACTGGAGGAGATAAAGCTacaaatcaagaaacagaaagagtTAGAAAATGGGGAGGTAGAAGGGGAAGATGCTTTCCTGTCCAGCAAAGGCAGACATGAAAGGACTAAGTTTAGAGGCCATGGAAGTGAGGCTCCTGTGTCCAAGCACACACCACGGGAACTGTCTCCTCAGCATAAGCGGGAACGACTCCGGAACAGGGAGCTTGCTAACAATGAGAACTATCCTCTGAGCAACAGGCAGGTTTCTTCTCCCAGTTTCACCAACAGGAGGGCAGCAAAAGCTGCTCACATCGGGGCAAGTACAGACAGTGGGACTCAGGAGACAAAGAGAACTGAAGACCGATTTACACCCGGATCCTCCCAGAGCGAGGGGAAGAAGTCTAGGGAGCAGCCCTCGGTGCTCAGTCGCTACCCGCCCGCTGCTCAGGAGCACAGTaaagtgtggaaggggactcccaAGCTGGGCACTGAGAGTGGACTGAAGGGGAAAGTAGAGAAGACAACACGAACATTGAACGACACCACCCATGGATCAGTTCCCAGTGATGCACTCGGTAGGGCTGACAAAGCTTCTGACACCTCCTCTGAGACTGTGTTTGGCAAGAGGGGACACGTGCCTGGCATCGGAAGTCAGGTAACTCAGGCTGCAAACTCTGGATGTTCTAATAAGACCATTGGAGCTCTGGCCTCATCTCGAAGATCCTCCTCAGAAGGGCTCTCTAAAGGCAGAAAGGCTGCCAATGGCCTTGAGGCCGATACCAGTTCCCCAAATTCCAAGGCTCCTGTTTTATCAAAGTATCCTTATAGCTCTAGAAGCCAAGAGAACATCCTTCAGGGATTTTCAACCTCGCATAAAGAAGGAGTTGATCAACCCGTAGCTGTTGTGGTGGAAGACAGCAGTCAACATGAAGCTTTGAGGTGTCGAGTTATCAAATCCAGTGGCAGAGAGAAGCAGGACTCGGATGATGACTTGGACATAGCGTCTCTTGTTACTGCCAAGTTGGTAAATACCACCATCACTCCAGAGCCCGAGTCCAGACTACAGCCTAACTCTAGAGAAAAGGCCAAATCCCGAGGGGTACCTAGAACCTCCCTGTTTGAGAATGATAAGGATGCTGGAATAGAGAATGAATCTGTGAAATCTGACAGAGCCTCCTCCAATGCCATGGAGCTCCCAGATACCAATGGTGCTGGGGTAAAAAGCCAGAGGCCCTTTAGCCCCAGAGAGGCCTTGCGGTCTAGAGCTGTCATCAAGCCTGTTATCATTGATAAGGATGTGAAAAAAATCATGGGAGGATCTGGAACAGAGACTAcgttggagaaacagaaactcatCTCCAAACCAGGGCCAAGCAAAGTGACAAGCAGCATCACTATCTATCCCTCTGACAGCAGCAGCCCCAGAGCCGCTCCAGGCGAGGCCCCGAGGGAGAGGCACACATCCACCAGCAATATCCAGGTGGGGCCGCCGGAGCTCACATCAGTTAGCAACCACATCAGCTCTCCTTTTGAGCTCTCCATCCACAAACATGACATCACCCTGCAGCTTGCAGAAGCTGAGAGAATGGCAGATGGGCCCCTGAAGAACAGGCCAGAAACAGTGGTCTCTCGGAGCAGCATTATCATCAAGCCATCGGATCCTGTAGAGAGGAATAGCCATGCACCTCCAGCGGAGACAATCAGGTGGAAAAGCCATAGCGCCCCTTCAGAAGTGGGCTCCTCAGATGCCAGACATGTTACTGTGCGGAATGCCTGGAAGAGTAGGCGAGACTTGAAATCTTTAGAAGACCCCCTAACTCGAATAGGTAAAAGCATGGAATCTACCAATGCCTACACCCAGCGGTCTTCCACAGACTTCTCAGAACTTGAACAGCCCAGGGCCAACCTTTTTGAGCAGGGCACTCGAAGGGTAGGACTAAGTTCAGGGGATGCCACCGAGCCCTCCTCCAGAAGGACCCAAAGTAGCCTCACTGTGTCCGAAGTGCTTACCCGTCGGAATCGGGTAGGAGACACTGTCACTGTTGTAGCCTGGAACCACTCGGCAGGCATG gaggaagaaggggaagactGTATACTCAGTGTCTGCAAGCAACTGCACAACTCCTTGGACCCATCTGAACTGCCTGTGAAGCAGGGGCCTCCAGAGCCTGGTCGTGTACGGGCTGAGGAACGATTACGGCCaaccaggccctgtgctgaggAGAACTGA